The following is a genomic window from Strix aluco isolate bStrAlu1 chromosome 27, bStrAlu1.hap1, whole genome shotgun sequence.
ccaccatgacACTAGTTTGTCTTCTCTTGTCCTCAGTGAAGTGCTTTTATCGTTCACTGAGGGTAGGACTGCGAattcttttccctcccaaatAAAACACCAAGGGGTTCTAGCCatatactgaaactgagaaaatatagaCATAGACCATACCGAGtcccactgctcctccttctgtgTATCTTGTCCCGGTTTGTTACACTACCATTCCATAATACTTTTGCTTTCATTGGTTTTAATCTGTACGTCATAAGAGCACCACCCTAACAACCCCTGCTCTGGACCTACTCTcaaccctaatcctaaaagaGACATTGGTGTAAACCGATGATTCAATAATTTTAGGCACTCTGCCTCTCTACCTattgttttccattgttttctgataaccTTTATTTGCTCAGACCATTGagtcactggcctttgctcacaGTAAGTGGATTCgtttttatgttccaggttggtcaaattcatagttaagattccccaaggaatagattcacctgcCGCTCTCggtattggtaaacaagcagtaatctgtgtgacattctgcaaattggcaaatcccttaatcaatcctaacatcaaattttcttcagggGTTTTTCTGGGAACATTAATCAattgttctgtttctatttgtcttttgttCCTCACCACCAAACCAGTCCACACCAGTACTACCTGCCAAGCTAATacaaagagaataatcacaaactgatatgaaaaattagacattcTTCAGAGTCAGCTTTAAAGTCTCTGGGTCGCGGTTAATAACCCTCCATGAAGTAGGTGCCGCCTTCACCCgagtatagtgtatccaagcatctgattctgcaatcttaaCAGCAGTAAAGGTAGtcaacagtatctggaaaggtcccttccagcgttcttgcagaggttcggaagtccacgtcttcacatagacatagtctcctggttgaaagtcatgcacaggattttcaagagataatggtctgttccacactatCGCGCTCCGAATTGcggtcaaagtttttcctaaggaaagtaaatagttatacacatgTTGTTTCCCTTttacatgcatgtttggatttggttctggggattcataaggctttccatacaataattcataaggactgactgaggtaccACTCTTTGGTTGTACCCTAATTCGCAGTAATgccaatggaagtgcctgaggccatttcaaattagtttcttgacagattttacttatttgtctctttaaggtctgattcattctttctacttttccactggattgtggcctccatgaagtatgtaagtcccaagtgatacccaaaagtttgctaacattttgaactatttcagcaacaaagtgtggtcctctgtcagaggaaattccaataggaaccccaaaccttggaattatttctcgtagtaaccactttactacctcttttgcttgtgtggtgcgacagggaaaagcttccggccatcctgtaaaagtgtcaacccccaccagaatgtatcgaTATCCGTTCTGCTtgggtaattctgaaaaatccacttgccaataatctccaggttcagTACCAGATCTTAGTCTACCCATTTGAACCCTTTTCTTGaccactggattatttttcaaacacacctcacattttgcagttatcattttagCCAAACTTAACATCTTAACTGATaccacttgtttttgtaaagaagtcACTaatgcttctgctccccaatgacattcttgatgtctGGTTTGAACTATTTCTCTCATTAGAAAGGGTGGAACTACTACTTGTCTAGTAGGGGTTACCCACCacccagctaaatttttcttagcatttaatAATTGACCCAACCTGTCATCTTCCTCCGAATATTTTGGTTGTTCCCTAGGAAGGGTTATTGTTTTGGACGGAATTAGTGCCATCTGAAATGCTCGCtcctttgctatttttcttgctgttcgATCGGCAAAATTATTTCCGGCAATTTCCTTCGTGTTTCCaacttgatgtgctttacagtgcatgattgctacctgttctggtttttgaactgcttgtaataattgtaagatttcattttggtgcttaatatttgatccctgagaggacaataatcctctttctttccacagagctccatggacatgtactaccccaaaagcatatttagagtctgtccaaatatttactttcttttcttcacttagTTCTAGagctcgaattaaagcaataagttctgctttctgagctgatgtagTACTAGCCAATGCtcttgcttctataactgtggtgtctgttgttaccgcatatccagcgtatcggactCCTTGTTCCATAAAGCTGCTGCCGTCTGTAAACAATTCCCAGTCTGGTTGTTCCAATGGTACATCCTTCAAATCTTCtcggctggaataaacatactcgatagtagccaagcagtcatgttccagctgtccttcttcctgtgtggaacttaaaaacactgcaggatttaccaggttagttgtttttaagatcacgtcatcttgttcagtcagcaCTACCTGGTATTTCATCATCCGGCTCGGAGAtaaccaatgtccccccttttgttctaaaacagttatcaccatgtgtgggacatagactgttatcgttcttcccaaagtcaatttccgagcttcttgtataaGCATTACTGCTGCAGCTACTGCTCGGAGGCAGTTTGGCccccctttactcactgtgtccagttgtttggaaaagtatccgactggtcgtttccagcttcctgtCTTCTGAGTTAGCACCCCCAGTGCTAGGCGTTGTCTCTCgtgaacaaacaactgaaaatctttggttaggTCCGggagtcctaaagcaggtgcagacattaaggcacGCTTTAACTCTGTAAAAGCCCTTTGTTGTTGTGGGCCCCACACAAAAGGAGAGTTCTTTTGGGCCTCATACAACAGCTTAGCTATTAGTCCATAGTTCAGGATCCAGAGACGACACCACCCTGTCATTCCTAAAAATGCTCTGAGCTCATGgatatttttcggctcaggtatactGCAAATGGCTTCTTTATGATCTTTTCCAAATTGCCGCTGTCCTTTTGAAACCTCAAAGCCCAAGTATATGACAGTCTGGCatgctatttgggctttctttcTGGATActttgtacccattcagtcccagaaaattcaaaaggtcaatagttacctgtatgcaggtaaacctctcttctgtagcaatcagtatgtcatccacatattgtagaagtaaatgtccaggccttggtttgtCCTGTTTCCAGATCTCAAGCtctcttgccagctgatttccaaagattgtaggactatttttaaatccttggggtagtcttgtccatgttaACTGCATCTTTCGCCCAGTTTGTGGATtctcccattcaaaggcaaacagttttctgctttccttctccaaaggtatacaaaagaaggcatctttcaaatcaagcactgtaaaccactgatgagtctcctttaatgCTGTTAACAaggtataaggatttgccactacaggatatatgtccttgactatttgatttactgctctcaagtcttgcaccaatctatattcacctgagggttttctgattggtaaaataggagtgttataCTCAGATTCACACTCCTCCAAAATTTTATACTCTAAAAATTTATCAATCagcttcttcagctcctgtctaacctctggtttgattggatattgtttaatttttactgtccctgcatcttcctttaaatctatttttacagGCTCTGCTAATTTTGATTTACCAGGGATGCCTGTGTCCCATACTGTAGGGATTACTGccgaatccacctctggtggaatttcttgctcCTTCACCTTTTCTTGTATCATTAAGATCTCTCCTGTTTTCgactcaggtattttcaagaaaagttctccttcctcaaaaacaatttgtgcattcAATTTAGATAACAAATCCcgtcctaacaagggtatcggacattctggtacatacaggaattcatgtgtaattattttatttccaaacttcaaatccaggggttgcaggaatcgcctattttcttctctccctgttgctCCTACTATATTTGCTGTTTtggttccaatttttcctttacaagtattaaGCACTGAGAACGTcgctcccgtatccactaaaaatttaacttctttttctcccagctttattacaaccagaggttcagctgggttcccctccggtccccgtcagtcatctaaaaccattGTCCTGGCTATCTCCTGGTGAATATTCCCATTTTTAGGACACTCTCTTTTCCAATGTCCTTCCTCTCTGCACAAGGCACATTGATTCACTCTCAAGGGGGTGTTAAAATTCCGATTGCCaaaattcataaatcctccccttccactgGCTCCTCGTCCTCTccctctacctcttcctctgcctgctgttcctgtcattacagccaataatctattttctctggtttttctttcctctttttccctgttgttatatactttccatgctgtcTCAAGCATTTTATTCAGACTTCTCGAGTCCTCTCCCTCaagcttttgaagtttctttcttatatctggtgccgattgtcccataaagATCAGAGCCAGTTGTATTTGAGCTGCCTCTGTCTCTACCCTCAAATCAGTGTATTTTCTGGCTGCCTCTTTCAGTCTCTTCAGGAAtgcagagggagattcattcttatcttgtctcacctcatataatttggACCAGTTCAAAGATTTAGGCATAGCATGTTTAACCCCATATAAAACCCATTTCTGATACCggctcagtctttctctgtgttcCACAAGATTT
Proteins encoded in this region:
- the LOC141915810 gene encoding uncharacterized protein LOC141915810, which gives rise to MKLNLEKQLQQQLSPAHCRTAFLSFRSKTLLINKDFRKNKTRYYQKKPLLTVSKETTTDYKRIECKKIPVKKDVLLNHNEASNCPSVSHSQISLNNHISRVEGEELPIQLVSFLQLSDSGTLQNCFLALTDDANPANEMNATEADFYFLNNILSVHPVCTRGLHVCHRRRIDWQEECKITSKDNLVMAMTSDNKKVKKCCSECTHEKECLKKITPREDEGPQLDISPLRRERNQSQENREQVGEPDSSGIEDVGEGPSDIVMYTPISRRTRQQTQTIAPLRQGVGNDGPVYVKVPFSVTDLMAWKQAAGIYREDPERWNPNLVEHRERLSRYQKWVLYGVKHAMPKSLNWSKLYEVRQDKNESPSAFLKRLKEAARKYTDLRVETEAAQIQLALIFMGQSAPDIRKKLQKLEGEDSRRKIGTKTANIVGATGREENRRFLQPLDLKFGNKIITHEFLYVPECPIPLLGRDLLSKLNAQIVFEEGELFLKIPESKTGEILMIQEKVKEQEIPPEVDSAVIPTVWDTGIPGKSKLAEPVKIDLKEDAGTVKIKQYPIKPEVRQELKKLIDKFLEYKILEECESEYNTPILPIRKPSGEYRLVQDLRAVNQIVKDIYPVVANPYTLLTALKETHQWFTVLDLKDAFFCIPLEKESRKLFAFEWENPQTGRKMQLTWTRLPQGFKNSPTIFGNQLARELEIWKQDKPRPGHLLLQYVDDILIATEERFTCIQVTIDLLNFLGLNGYKVSRKKAQIACQTVIYLGFEVSKGQRQFGKDHKEAICSIPEPKNIHELRAFLGMTGWCRLWILNYGLIAKLLYEAQKNSPFVWGPQQQRAFTELKRALMSAPALGLPDLTKDFQLFVHERQRLALGVLTQKTGSWKRPVGYFSKQLDTVSKGGPNCLRAVAAAVMLIQEARKLTLGRTITVYVPHMVITVLEQKGGHWLSPSRMMKYQVVLTEQDDVILKTTNLVNPAVFLSSTQEEGQLEHDCLATIEYVYSSREDLKDVPLEQPDWELFTDGSSFMEQGVRYAGYAVTTDTTVIEARALASTTSAQKAELIALIRALELSEEKKVNIWTDSKYAFGVVHVHGALWKERGLLSSQGSNIKHQNEILQLLQAVQKPEQVAIMHCKAHQVGNTKEIAGNNFADRTARKIAKERAFQMALIPSKTITLPREQPKYSEEDDRKNFDRNSERDTSYRNRKWLYQLTGQVEKLANVTRKGFKELNMQLQATSRMTLQNRMALDMLLLKEHGVCGYLKDTVDHCCIHIPNVTQDVEHDLDLLVNRMIMREVPTILPEYSPSPPPSIKGCPQLEPANTHTDTDTHTYNTHGILLPYGSHRGITSGNLSTAGSLLSSQEPDSLSNISPADQ